ataataatagtaataatatGAAATCTTGGAAAGTTAAATAATGGTGCTAGACTTTGGGAGGAGATTTGGGTTTTCTGGATCATGAATTAGAATCCCAAATTTAATGATTTCATAACAAATATCAAATGCATATaaccaaaattttgaattcttctCAGTACATCCACATTTTATTTCAATCCAAACAGGGAAAAATACTGGAAAAAGAAAGTTAATTTTGAAAAGATGATCATACCAGCGGCACCAGTGACAAGAACTCGAACTGGGTTTTTTGCCATTGTTGCAAAGAGTGGTTCTGGATAGAGAAAATGAGTGCAATTAGGAGTGTGGATGAGTGAGGAAAATGGCGATCAGGAGTGAGGAGGTTGTTGAAAATAATTGGAGTGGTTTTATAGATGAGAAGGAGATGAGGAGGTGAACATTACAATGACGGGAATCGAGGATCAAGATAATCAGATAAGCGTGATGATAGAAGGTCAGAGTGAGACTGTCAACTTACACAGTTATGCAGCAAAAATTAGAAATAGTCACCATGCAAATACTAGTGGGAGATATCCACTTATAACGACCTCATCTCAATGACCGCGTCACTGTGGCATGTTTggcttttgttttaatttttgttggcTTTCTGTTCAAAATGATCATTGAGATTGGTATAATTCTTCATTCTGATTCTTGAGGTtcaaaatcgatagaagtggtctctGATTTTGTCCACCtcaatcattttgattattcctaaaaaaattcataaggTAAGAACAAAAATACCCCTAAACACCATAGTTTATAAGATTTgaaggtatttttgtatttttagtttttatttaacaaagatttttccttgaatggccaaaatgattgatggtggacaaatttAGGAAcaatttctattgatttcacatctcaatgaccaaaatgagatgttttaataatgaaaactaaaaataaaaaaatgagtgtAAATATGGCCACTTTGTCTCTTATTTTTCCAACCActccttaataaaaattttattcaCAAGTTTAACccttaataaaatcacatataagGACTTAAAACTGTCCAAAATGCAAAGCTTTGATTTTTACCGTTACATCCGatccttttcttcctcctctcctTCACAATATCCCATCCGATCAGTATTCTCGCCAGAGGCgaattgaaccacattattgctagcaagCTAAACTCACTTCCTTCCATTagcgtaaataatatcgtttgttaaaaataaaataaaataaaagtaggGGACATAAGGTACGTCCCAGTTTGCAATCTCCCCATGTGTTACAAATTCAGGGCTCTGCTCTCTTCATATGGAGGCCAGGCTTCCATGCGAATGAAAAATTCTTTGCAATTAATTACAGATAGCGTGTTACTTTGATGAAGCTGGGAGACCATTTATTTAAAACGTTAATCAAATCCACAGACACAGGAGGGCACATGCCAAAATATTTGCCCAAATTTAACTCACAGACTGGACCAAGATGCCAAGATCTGGTTTTATTATAATAAACTGATCCAAGTGATAAAATTGTTAATAAACTaacttcaaaatcccaaaatctCACCTCAAAATCATATTCTCTTTGCGTTCTTGTTCATCCATGGTGTCACAAAGCATTCCACCTCTTGTATCCGGCAAAAATCCCACAAAAAATCCAGAAAAAAATATAGCCAATCCAAACACGCCGTAAGAAAGAAACTCATTGCTGCTCCCAACAGAAACTAACATCGAGCTAAAAACAGCACTCAACACATAAGACTGCCGCAGCAAAGATGTAGCAGAGTTCCTCACACAAGTCGGAAACAACTCAACTGTGAACATAGAAATCAGATTCCAAGCCGTTCGTGAGCAAAAGAAAGAAGCCAATTCCAACCCAATTCTCACCCCCTTTTGCCCTACAACTGCACATACAATTCCACAAATTCCACTCACTAAACAAAATCCGAGCACTGAAAATTTCCTACTCCATCTTTCCAATATAATGCAAGTAATTGGATACGAGGGTATTTCTAACAAAGCATTAAACATAACACTCAAATAAATGTTAAACCCCAAACTTCCAACCCCTAATGGCATTCCATAGTACACCATTCCGATTCCAAACCCTAGTACCATTACCGTTAGGGTTCTCTTCATAGCCCATCTTTTTGCAAACAAGTCCTTCATTGACTTGTACGGATGATTACTGGTATTTGAAGAGTCGACCTCCACCTCATGAGATGAGACCAACAACAATTTTAACTCACTTGGGTAATTTTGTCCGGCAGATTTCAACAGTATCGCTACAGCTTCCTCTTTTTTACCGTTCATGAACAGCCATCTCGGAGACTCGCTGACAAAGAACTGAAGCAGTAAGCAGTATAAAACTGCAGGAATCGAAGTGCACAAGTACAGGGCTCTCCATGAGTTAGCTCTGTTGAGATAAGCAATCAGTGGTAGTGACAAAAACCCGagagtgaagaaaaaaaactgcATGATTCCCACTCTAGGCCTCCATTTCTTCCCAACTTTTTCCATAAGCAAGACAAGAACACATGTACTAATTGAGGAGCGGCCGACCCCGCTTATGAATCTGACTGCTGAGTAAACCCAAACGTTTGGGGAGAAAATGGTGATAAACGAAGCTAAGGACATCGTTACACAAGAGATCAAGAGGAGCTTCTTGCGACCGAGTGAGGAGTCAGCTAGGGTTCCTAGAAGGAACCCACCGACCACACCGCCCAAGAAGTAGGAGGAGGCAGGGAGGCCTCTGATGAATGAGCTAGAGCATTGGAGGCTCCAATCAGATATGATTGTGGTGGAGGCAGTTGAATCCCAGGACCAATCGGAGTCGGCCAGGTCACAGATGTTGGAGTTTGTGGTGCatgaggtggtggtggtggtggagcagTGCCATGTAGGGATTGCATCTGTGTAGACACTGATGAAAGTTTGTTGACCATCAAAGAGTGAT
This genomic stretch from Pyrus communis chromosome 2, drPyrComm1.1, whole genome shotgun sequence harbors:
- the LOC137726684 gene encoding organic cation/carnitine transporter 3-like codes for the protein MADPTPFGLDPNMEDPETLRTNLLNSLDQIIEQNQSSFGWKQFLQAILVSLASLFDGQQTFISVYTDAIPTWHCSTTTTTSCTTNSNICDLADSDWSWDSTASTTIISDWSLQCSSSFIRGLPASSYFLGGVVGGFLLGTLADSSLGRKKLLLISCVTMSLASFITIFSPNVWVYSAVRFISGVGRSSISTCVLVLLMEKVGKKWRPRVGIMQFFFFTLGFLSLPLIAYLNRANSWRALYLCTSIPAVLYCLLLQFFVSESPRWLFMNGKKEEAVAILLKSAGQNYPSELKLLLVSSHEVEVDSSNTSNHPYKSMKDLFAKRWAMKRTLTVMVLGFGIGMVYYGMPLGVGSLGFNIYLSVMFNALLEIPSYPITCIILERWSRKFSVLGFCLVSGICGIVCAVVGQKGVRIGLELASFFCSRTAWNLISMFTVELFPTCVRNSATSLLRQSYVLSAVFSSMLVSVGSSNEFLSYGVFGLAIFFSGFFVGFLPDTRGGMLCDTMDEQERKENMILR